In Calypte anna isolate BGI_N300 chromosome 28, bCalAnn1_v1.p, whole genome shotgun sequence, a single window of DNA contains:
- the PLPP2 gene encoding phospholipid phosphatase 2 isoform X2 produces the protein MAGVTITCTVVIISLGEAYLVYTERLYSKSEFNNYLAALYKVVGTFLFGGAISQSLTDLAKYMIGRLRPNFLAVCNPDWSKVNCSIYVQLENVCQGESRNVTESRLSFYSGHSSFGMYCMMFLALYVQARLVGKWARLLRPTIQFLLIAFAIYVGYTRVSDYKHHWSDVLAGLLQGALIAILIVRYVSDFFKHRPPRQCDEKDLERKPSLPLTLSDPDRNHYSYRGAP, from the exons ATGGCTGGGGTGACCATCACCTGCACTGTTGTCATT ATTTCCTTAGGGGAGGCTTATCTGGTCTACACAGAGCGCCTCTACTCCAAATCAGAGTTCAACAactacctggctgccctctaCAAGGTGGTGGGGACCTTCCTCTTTGGGGGGGCCATCAGCCAGTCCCTGACTGACCTGGCCAAATACATGATCGGCCGCCTCCGGCCAAACTTCCTGGCTGTCTGCAATCCTGACTGGTCCAAGGTGAACTGCTCCATCTATGTGCAGCTGGAGAATGTCTGCCAAGGAGAGAGCAGGAATGTCACTGAGTCCAG ACTGTCCTTCTATTCTGGACACTCCTCCTTTGGGATGTACTGCATGATGTTCCTGGCG CTCTACGTGCAAGCCCGGCTGGTGGGGAAATGGGCCCGGCTGCTGCGTCCCACCATCCAGTTCCTGCTCATCGCCTTCGCCATCTACGTGGGCTACACCCGGGTGTCTGACTACAAGCACCACTGGAGTGAtgtgctggcagggctgctccAAGGGGCTCTCATTGCCATCCTCATC GTCCGCTACGTTTCCGACTTCTTCAAGCACCGTCCCCCGCGGCAGTGCGATGAGAAGGACCTGGAGCGCAAGCCCAGCCTCCCGCTCACCCTCAGCGACCCCGACCGCAATCACTACAGCTACCGGGGTGCCCCGTGA
- the PLPP2 gene encoding phospholipid phosphatase 2 isoform X1: MERRKVFVVLDVLCLAVASLPFVILTLVNSPYKRGFYCNDDSIRYPYKTDTITHGLMAGVTITCTVVIISLGEAYLVYTERLYSKSEFNNYLAALYKVVGTFLFGGAISQSLTDLAKYMIGRLRPNFLAVCNPDWSKVNCSIYVQLENVCQGESRNVTESRLSFYSGHSSFGMYCMMFLALYVQARLVGKWARLLRPTIQFLLIAFAIYVGYTRVSDYKHHWSDVLAGLLQGALIAILIVRYVSDFFKHRPPRQCDEKDLERKPSLPLTLSDPDRNHYSYRGAP, from the exons CGTCTCTGCCCTTTGTCATCCTGACGCTGGTGAACTCCCCGTACAAGCGGGGCTTCTACTGCAACGATGACTCCATCCGCTACCCCTACAAGACAGACACCATCACCCATGGCCTGATGGCTGGGGTGACCATCACCTGCACTGTTGTCATT ATTTCCTTAGGGGAGGCTTATCTGGTCTACACAGAGCGCCTCTACTCCAAATCAGAGTTCAACAactacctggctgccctctaCAAGGTGGTGGGGACCTTCCTCTTTGGGGGGGCCATCAGCCAGTCCCTGACTGACCTGGCCAAATACATGATCGGCCGCCTCCGGCCAAACTTCCTGGCTGTCTGCAATCCTGACTGGTCCAAGGTGAACTGCTCCATCTATGTGCAGCTGGAGAATGTCTGCCAAGGAGAGAGCAGGAATGTCACTGAGTCCAG ACTGTCCTTCTATTCTGGACACTCCTCCTTTGGGATGTACTGCATGATGTTCCTGGCG CTCTACGTGCAAGCCCGGCTGGTGGGGAAATGGGCCCGGCTGCTGCGTCCCACCATCCAGTTCCTGCTCATCGCCTTCGCCATCTACGTGGGCTACACCCGGGTGTCTGACTACAAGCACCACTGGAGTGAtgtgctggcagggctgctccAAGGGGCTCTCATTGCCATCCTCATC GTCCGCTACGTTTCCGACTTCTTCAAGCACCGTCCCCCGCGGCAGTGCGATGAGAAGGACCTGGAGCGCAAGCCCAGCCTCCCGCTCACCCTCAGCGACCCCGACCGCAATCACTACAGCTACCGGGGTGCCCCGTGA